In Zingiber officinale cultivar Zhangliang chromosome 6A, Zo_v1.1, whole genome shotgun sequence, a single genomic region encodes these proteins:
- the LOC121994006 gene encoding alpha-humulene synthase-like — protein MEKQSTTPVTSNEDIVIRKTSKYHPTIWGDYFIHHTTSPALTEVSVRAEELKEQIKNLFRETSDILQIMNLIDAIQLLGLDYHFEKEIDAALSLISKHDAKNYELYETSLWFRLLRQHGFYVPPDVFNKFKDEEGNFMSTLNEDVKGLLSLYNAAYLRIHGEYILDEAILFTKNKLVSLLDELKQPLVILVSLFLETPLCRRNKRLLARKYIPIYQEEERRNDAILEFAKLDFNLLQSLHQEELKEMSIWWNDLALAKSLNFARDRIVECYYWMHTVHFEPHYSRARLICTKVISFLSLLDDIYDNYSTLQESQLLTEAIQRWEPQAIDEVPEYLKDFYLKLLRTFKEFENELESDEKYRISFLQDEIKALSRSYFIEAKWGIEKYVPPLEEHLSNSLVTAAYRFLICASYVGMDQVASKEIFEWVASFPKIIKVSSMIGRLMDDVTSHELEQQRGHAASTVECYMKEFATDKKEAYKNLMEMVEDAWKDHNKECLNPIQVPRLLIEKIVNFSRVIEEFYKYIDTYTYSKTTTKDNVNILLVESVLI, from the exons ATGGAGAAGCAATCAACCACCCCGGTTACTAGCAATGAAGATATAGTAATTcgtaaaacatcaaaatatcatcCGACTATTTGGGGCGATTATTTCATCCACCACACTACTTCTCCTGCTCTCACAGAG GTGTCGGTTAGAGCGGAAGAGCTAAAGGAGCAAATAAAGAACTTGTTTCGAGAAACCAGTGACATATTGCAAATTATGAATTTGATTGATGCAATTCAGTTGCTCGGATTGGATTATCACTTTGAGAAAGAAATAGATGCGGCGCTGAGTTTAATTTCTAAGCATGATGCTAAGAACTATGAACTTTATGAAACTTCTCTATGGTTTCGATTACTTAGGCAACATGGTTTCTATGTGCCTCCAG ATGTTTTTAACAAGTTCAAGGATGAGGAAGGAAACTTCATGTCAACCTTGAATGAAGATGTGAAGGGATTATTAAGCTTATACAATGCAGCTTACCTTAGGATACACGGGGAGTATATACTTGATGAAGCCATATTGTTTACAAAGAATAAACTAGTGTCATTGTTGGACGAACTTAAACAGCCTTTAGTGATATTGGTGTCTCTTTTCCTTGAAACACCACTATGCCGGAGAAATAAACGGCTCTTGGCAAGAAAATATATCCCTATTTATCAAGAGGAGGAAAGGAGAAATGATGCAATATTAGAGTTTGCAAAGTTGGATTTTAATCTACTACAATCTCTTCATCAAGAGGAACTAAAGGAAATGTCAAT ATGGTGGAATGATCTAGCACTTGCTAAATCACTAAACTTTGCCCGTGATCGAATTGTGGAATGTTATTATTGGATGCATACTGTGCACTTTGAGCCTCACTATTCTCGTGCAAGATTAATTTGTACCAAGGTTATTTCATTCTTGTCACTTTTGGATGACATATATGATAATTATAGCACACTGCAAGAGAGCCAATTATTAACTGAGGCAATTCAAAG GTGGGAACCTCAAGCCATTGATGAAGTACCAGAATACTTAAAGGATTTCTATCTCAAGTTACTAAGGACTTTCAAAGAATTTGAAAATGAACTAGAAAGTGATGAGAAATACCGCATATCATTTCTCCAAGATGAG ATAAAAGCTTTATCAAGGTCTTACTTCATAGAAGCCAAATGGGGCATTGAAAAATATGTGCCCCCACTAGAGGAGCATCTAAGTAACTCACTAGTCACCGCTGCATATCGTTTCCTTATATGTGCATCTTATGTAGGCATGGATCAGGTGGCATCAAAGGAGATATTTGAGTGGGTTGCTAGCTTCCCCAAAATCATTAAAGTCAGCTCTATGATTGGTAGACTCATGGATGATGTAACTTCACATGAG CTTGAGCAACAAAGAGGACATGCAGCTTCAACTGTAGAATGTTATATGAAAGAGTTTGCCACAGATAAAAAAGAGGCTTATAAGAATCTTATGGAGATGGTGGAGGATGCATGGAAGGATCACAACAAAGAATGCCTCAATCCAATACAAGTACCTCGACTTTTAATTGAAAAAATAGTAAACTTTTCAAGAGTAATAGAAGAATTTTACAAGTACATTGACACATACACCTATTCCAAAACTACAACGAAAGATAATGTCAATATATTGTTGGTTGAATCTGTTCTTATTTAA